Proteins from one Paraburkholderia sp. BL10I2N1 genomic window:
- a CDS encoding SDR family NAD(P)-dependent oxidoreductase, which produces MRRRFKMSKVWLITGSGSGLGRIIAEAALAAGNQVVATARNIRQLDQLVGQYGANVRAVELDVTDESQGRAAVDAAVDAFGRLDVLVNNAGYGDTRPFEQVPSDEFRRLVETCFFGVVNLSRAALPVMRQQRSGHIIQISSLGGRTAFPGNAAYFASKWAVGGFTEGLAQETALFGVKVTALEPGGLRTNWGKRAHADRPVLLPDYEPSVGASVKQMEGYWGNESGDPVKVAQVVLQIADAETVPPHILLGSDAFQFARQAEQSRAAEADRWHAVSVSTDVDAVGPVPTFPTT; this is translated from the coding sequence CGAGGCGGCGCTGGCGGCTGGCAACCAGGTCGTCGCGACCGCTCGAAACATCCGCCAACTGGACCAACTGGTGGGCCAGTATGGCGCGAATGTCCGGGCGGTCGAACTCGACGTCACGGACGAGTCTCAAGGCCGGGCGGCGGTCGATGCAGCGGTCGATGCCTTTGGCCGACTCGATGTGCTCGTGAATAATGCAGGTTACGGGGACACCCGCCCGTTTGAGCAGGTTCCCTCGGACGAGTTTCGCCGACTGGTCGAGACCTGTTTTTTCGGTGTTGTGAATCTTTCCCGCGCGGCGCTTCCTGTCATGCGGCAGCAGCGCAGCGGACACATCATCCAGATTTCTTCGTTGGGTGGTCGTACGGCGTTCCCGGGCAACGCGGCCTATTTCGCGTCGAAATGGGCCGTCGGTGGCTTCACCGAAGGTCTGGCGCAGGAGACTGCACTTTTCGGCGTCAAGGTTACCGCTCTTGAGCCCGGTGGGCTGCGCACCAATTGGGGAAAGCGTGCCCACGCAGACCGACCGGTCTTGCTGCCAGATTACGAACCCTCAGTCGGTGCGAGCGTGAAACAGATGGAAGGCTATTGGGGCAATGAGTCCGGTGATCCCGTCAAGGTCGCACAGGTAGTCCTCCAGATTGCTGACGCCGAAACCGTTCCGCCGCACATTCTGCTCGGAAGCGACGCTTTCCAATTTGCGCGTCAGGCCGAGCAGTCAAGAGCAGCTGAAGCAGATCGTTGGCACGCGGTCAGCGTCTCAACTGACGTCGATGCTGTCGGCCCCGTTCCGACGTTTCCGACGACTTGA
- a CDS encoding aminotransferase class V-fold PLP-dependent enzyme, protein MPGLLPDVDREGLLEYSVVYTDRSINHMSQLFQGVMRDISDALKKVYTAKVAVVVPGSGTFGMEAVARQFATNRKCLVIRNGWFSFRWSQIFDMGGIPSESMVLKARPVGQGRQAAYAPAPIEEVVAAIRENKPDLVFAPHVETASGMMLPDAYLRAVSDAVHAVGGMFVLDCIASGTIWVDMQASGVDVLISAPQKGWSAPPCCALVMLSPLARERIDVTTSTSFACDLRKWLQIMEAYENGGFAYHATMPTDSLATLRDVMKETEAYGFDKVRVEQIELGKRIRSLLTDAGFKSVAAEGFQAPGVVVSYTDDDGIRSGKKFADAGLQIAPGVPLQCDEPEDFKTFRVGLFGLDKLHDVEGTVARLAKALDSIL, encoded by the coding sequence GTGCCAGGTTTACTTCCCGATGTCGACCGCGAGGGACTCCTCGAATATTCAGTCGTTTACACCGACCGATCAATCAATCATATGTCGCAGCTCTTTCAAGGAGTCATGCGCGATATTTCCGACGCCCTGAAAAAAGTCTACACCGCGAAGGTGGCCGTTGTCGTCCCGGGCAGCGGGACTTTCGGCATGGAAGCCGTTGCCCGGCAGTTCGCGACGAACAGGAAGTGTCTTGTCATCCGCAATGGCTGGTTCAGTTTCCGCTGGTCGCAGATTTTCGACATGGGCGGAATTCCGTCTGAATCGATGGTGTTGAAGGCGCGTCCAGTCGGACAAGGAAGGCAGGCCGCATATGCACCGGCTCCGATCGAAGAAGTGGTCGCTGCGATCAGGGAAAACAAGCCGGATCTGGTCTTTGCCCCGCATGTCGAAACCGCGTCCGGGATGATGCTGCCTGATGCCTATTTGCGCGCGGTGTCCGACGCTGTTCATGCCGTCGGCGGCATGTTTGTACTAGATTGCATCGCCTCCGGTACGATCTGGGTCGACATGCAGGCCAGTGGCGTCGATGTCCTGATCAGCGCACCGCAAAAAGGATGGAGCGCGCCACCCTGCTGTGCACTGGTCATGCTCAGCCCTCTCGCCCGCGAGAGAATCGACGTAACAACCAGCACCAGTTTCGCTTGCGATCTTCGCAAATGGCTGCAGATCATGGAAGCCTACGAGAACGGCGGGTTCGCATACCACGCCACGATGCCCACGGACAGTCTTGCGACGCTGCGCGATGTCATGAAGGAAACCGAGGCATACGGCTTCGACAAAGTGAGAGTGGAGCAGATTGAACTCGGTAAGCGCATTCGCTCACTCTTGACTGACGCAGGTTTCAAAAGCGTGGCGGCCGAAGGTTTTCAGGCTCCGGGCGTCGTGGTCAGCTACACGGACGACGATGGCATACGATCCGGGAAGAAATTCGCCGATGCCGGCTTGCAGATCGCGCCCGGCGTTCCCCTTCAATGCGACGAGCCTGAAGATTTCAAGACCTTCCGCGTCGGACTATTCGGCCTGGACAAACTGCATGACGTCGAAGGCACGGTCGCCAGGCTCGCAAAGGCGTTGGACAGTATTCTTTAG
- a CDS encoding tyrosine-type recombinase/integrase: MKTEQSREAWNKSKLVGQKPPLGPKDVWAIRTHLQNAHAVRGLALFNLAIDSKLRGCDLVSLRVPNVTHVNQVLPRAQVVQRKTQRPVQFELTEPTRSAVRAWLEKAALRSEQYLFPSRLSASPHLSTRQYAWMIRRWAGAAGLDPTVYGAHSMRHTKATLVYKRTKLRDNLRHASAATTSIYLQGDEVKRARQMNPFAAR; this comes from the coding sequence ATGAAGACCGAACAATCCCGTGAGGCGTGGAACAAAAGCAAGCTGGTGGGCCAGAAGCCACCGTTGGGGCCCAAAGACGTTTGGGCCATCCGGACCCACCTTCAGAACGCTCATGCTGTCCGCGGTCTTGCCTTGTTCAACCTCGCAATCGACAGCAAACTGCGCGGCTGTGACCTCGTCAGTCTGCGAGTTCCCAATGTCACCCACGTCAATCAGGTCTTGCCGCGGGCGCAGGTCGTTCAGCGAAAGACGCAGCGCCCCGTTCAATTTGAGCTGACTGAGCCGACCCGGTCGGCAGTCCGCGCGTGGCTTGAGAAGGCCGCCCTGAGGTCGGAGCAGTACCTCTTCCCAAGTCGACTGTCGGCGTCCCCACATCTTTCAACCCGGCAATATGCCTGGATGATACGTCGATGGGCGGGCGCAGCTGGACTTGATCCGACCGTCTACGGCGCACATTCGATGCGCCATACGAAGGCAACCCTGGTTTACAAACGCACGAAGCTGCGCGACAACCTTCGTCACGCTTCGGCTGCCACGACCTCGATTTATCTGCAAGGCGACGAGGTCAAGCGCGCACGCCAGATGAATCCCTTCGCGGCCCGGTAG
- a CDS encoding DUF3300 domain-containing protein, which translates to MTRRTFAVSCCALLALAGCQTAGPPAAGPTTGAPTTALPGASGAQTRTNDKLDWTQKLGDAFLAQRKDVLDAVQRLRKRAKESGHLESNAQQTVIVEAPAVSEAGAQPIVRIEPADPEVIYVPVYDPAVVYGGWGYPAYPYYYWPPYPAYYPGAAFGFGIGLIAAAAIFGNSDWHGGDVYVDHRKATNIDRNFDARKTDGGRWRHDANHRQGVAYRDNATREKYGRSMAGADARGGYRGRNAAAGRDNGFQGVGGGGNAVQRDVNRANTSLHRAGGASRGVGFSGGGFGGGRIGGGRR; encoded by the coding sequence ATGACGCGCCGGACATTTGCTGTTTCGTGTTGCGCCCTGCTTGCGCTTGCCGGATGTCAGACCGCTGGCCCGCCGGCGGCTGGCCCGACAACCGGGGCGCCGACCACCGCGCTACCCGGAGCGAGCGGCGCCCAGACCAGAACGAATGACAAGCTCGACTGGACCCAGAAACTCGGCGACGCTTTCCTGGCCCAGAGGAAAGACGTGCTTGATGCAGTGCAGCGGCTACGAAAGCGTGCGAAGGAATCTGGCCACCTTGAGTCAAATGCGCAGCAGACCGTGATCGTGGAGGCGCCGGCTGTCAGCGAGGCCGGGGCGCAACCTATCGTGCGCATCGAACCCGCCGATCCGGAAGTGATCTACGTCCCGGTCTATGATCCAGCTGTCGTCTACGGCGGGTGGGGCTACCCGGCTTATCCGTACTACTACTGGCCACCCTACCCTGCCTACTATCCCGGCGCCGCTTTCGGCTTTGGCATCGGCTTGATCGCGGCCGCCGCGATTTTCGGCAATTCCGACTGGCATGGCGGCGACGTGTATGTTGACCATCGCAAAGCCACAAACATCGACCGCAACTTCGACGCCCGCAAGACCGATGGCGGACGCTGGCGGCACGACGCGAATCACCGCCAAGGCGTAGCCTATCGTGACAATGCCACGCGTGAGAAATACGGCCGCAGCATGGCCGGCGCGGACGCGCGCGGCGGCTATCGTGGTCGCAACGCGGCCGCCGGGCGCGACAACGGATTCCAGGGCGTGGGCGGTGGCGGCAATGCCGTACAGCGAGACGTCAATCGCGCGAACACGAGCCTGCATCGCGCGGGGGGTGCGTCGCGTGGCGTTGGATTTAGTGGAGGAGGTTTTGGCGGCGGCAGAATCGGCGGTGGGCGGCGCTAA
- a CDS encoding DUF2950 domain-containing protein, which produces MRTQQRGFSQRICVGVACAVLFELGVTNAHARQYFNTPDAAMVAFGQAVLDNNEPAMKDMLGADFRDIIPPVGTEIRDKFIKAWGVAHTIQKSDSHAFIAVGDDGWTSPVPLVKSARGWQFDTLAGAKEMRLRRIGRNELAVIQTLQAICDAQDEYAETPHDGDKMMVYASKLSSSPGKHDGLYWPTAPGESQSPLGPAFEGAGTQNESKDGYYGYHYKLLTAQGPNAPGGAMNYVLDGKLFAGFAVTAWPVRYGDTGVMSFIVNHTGQVYERDLGPNIAAKAAATKSFDPAHGWRKVSP; this is translated from the coding sequence ATGAGAACCCAGCAACGCGGATTTTCCCAGCGAATATGCGTCGGCGTGGCATGCGCTGTTCTTTTTGAGCTTGGGGTGACAAACGCTCATGCGCGCCAGTACTTCAATACTCCAGATGCGGCGATGGTGGCCTTCGGCCAGGCAGTCCTGGATAACAACGAGCCGGCGATGAAAGACATGCTGGGCGCCGATTTCCGCGACATCATCCCTCCGGTCGGCACCGAGATCCGAGACAAGTTCATCAAAGCCTGGGGCGTGGCTCACACCATCCAGAAATCGGACAGCCACGCGTTCATCGCGGTCGGTGACGATGGCTGGACCTCACCCGTCCCACTCGTCAAGTCGGCCAGGGGCTGGCAGTTCGACACACTTGCTGGCGCCAAAGAAATGCGCCTGCGCCGCATCGGACGAAACGAGCTTGCCGTGATCCAGACCCTGCAGGCGATCTGCGACGCCCAGGACGAATACGCTGAGACCCCCCACGACGGCGACAAGATGATGGTCTATGCAAGCAAGCTGTCGAGCTCCCCCGGGAAACACGATGGTCTCTACTGGCCGACCGCCCCGGGAGAATCCCAGAGCCCGCTTGGGCCAGCGTTCGAAGGGGCCGGCACGCAAAATGAAAGCAAGGACGGCTATTACGGATATCACTATAAGCTCCTCACCGCGCAAGGGCCTAACGCCCCTGGCGGCGCGATGAACTATGTTCTCGACGGCAAGCTGTTTGCTGGCTTTGCCGTAACGGCATGGCCAGTGCGCTACGGCGATACCGGAGTGATGAGTTTCATCGTAAACCATACTGGCCAGGTCTATGAGCGCGACCTTGGGCCGAATATCGCTGCGAAGGCGGCGGCCACGAAATCCTTTGATCCCGCCCATGGCTGGAGGAAGGTGTCACCATGA
- a CDS encoding LysR family transcriptional regulator: MNEIRAITNFVRAATLGSLRSAAVEQGISPQAASHAVMRLEKELGVRLFHRTTRKLSLTEEGQRLFDSVKPALAILSSALDEVRRSKEEVGGMLRVSAPRALGLPVLWPYFEEFQKLYQNVQLEVQFDDQFTDLVADRSDVGFRGGPPPSGGSIARRLVPIQLIVCASPEYIERNGAPRTIEELAQHRCTGYRRANTGKLAQWQFRIGDEIVYRDVSAAICVNDTEMETQAVLSGLGIGQLGSFNATTHIRSGRLIPLLTRHVTEYGMIYIYYKHRTEQSLRVKTFIDFMVERMGGNRNFFLDPSELRAGQQPQERPARGRG; encoded by the coding sequence ATGAATGAAATTCGTGCGATCACCAATTTCGTGCGCGCCGCGACGCTCGGAAGCCTGCGAAGCGCGGCGGTCGAGCAAGGCATCTCGCCGCAGGCCGCGAGCCACGCGGTGATGCGATTGGAGAAGGAACTGGGCGTGCGGCTCTTTCATCGGACCACCCGCAAGCTGAGCCTGACAGAAGAAGGCCAACGGCTTTTCGACAGCGTGAAGCCGGCGCTCGCGATTCTGTCGTCTGCGCTCGACGAGGTCCGGCGCTCGAAGGAAGAAGTGGGCGGCATGCTGCGCGTGAGCGCGCCGCGCGCGCTCGGGCTCCCGGTCCTGTGGCCGTACTTCGAGGAATTCCAGAAGCTTTATCAGAACGTGCAACTCGAAGTGCAATTCGACGATCAGTTCACGGATCTCGTGGCCGACCGCTCCGATGTGGGATTTCGCGGTGGACCGCCGCCATCGGGCGGCTCGATCGCACGCCGACTGGTGCCGATTCAGTTGATCGTGTGCGCATCGCCGGAATATATCGAACGCAACGGCGCGCCGCGGACCATCGAAGAACTGGCTCAACATCGCTGCACCGGGTACCGGCGTGCAAACACGGGCAAGCTCGCGCAGTGGCAGTTCCGTATCGGCGACGAGATCGTCTATCGCGACGTGTCCGCTGCCATCTGTGTGAACGACACGGAAATGGAAACGCAGGCGGTACTATCGGGCCTCGGCATCGGGCAGTTGGGTAGCTTCAACGCAACGACTCATATCAGAAGCGGCCGGCTCATTCCGTTACTGACGCGGCACGTCACCGAATACGGCATGATCTATATCTACTACAAGCATCGAACAGAACAGTCGCTGCGCGTGAAGACGTTCATCGACTTCATGGTTGAGCGCATGGGCGGCAACCGAAACTTTTTCCTCGATCCGTCCGAGCTGCGCGCTGGGCAGCAGCCGCAGGAACGCCCAGCGAGGGGACGTGGATAG
- a CDS encoding NAD(P)-binding protein, with translation MWIYRVDEPRLGVVRIREWRRRARLTVGLLVLLLGGSATGLVLLDQSDTSFPNKVFTALWDGVNLVTTLGDFAEFNQPQKTFMLLAMFATLLIGGFAVSRLTGMLSGDDVMVYRENRIMERKLEDLANHVVVVGFHSLGELVANRLSKAGQKVLVLVGDQAQADCAADRGHMVVLGSPDVFDDVLRRARLTSAKALVVTTPDSNNNLAITLLAHTLNASLTIVVPAENPLRKGLFESAGASYVVIADDIIADALVGRLTTQVETTP, from the coding sequence ATGTGGATCTATCGCGTCGATGAGCCGCGTCTCGGAGTCGTTCGCATTCGCGAATGGCGACGCCGCGCGCGCCTTACAGTCGGCCTTCTTGTTCTGCTGCTTGGCGGCTCCGCCACCGGGCTGGTCCTGCTTGATCAGTCCGATACCTCTTTCCCCAACAAAGTGTTCACGGCGCTTTGGGACGGGGTCAATCTCGTCACGACACTCGGTGACTTTGCCGAATTCAATCAGCCTCAGAAGACCTTCATGCTGCTGGCCATGTTCGCCACGCTGCTGATCGGCGGATTCGCGGTTTCGCGGCTGACGGGCATGCTTTCGGGCGACGATGTGATGGTTTATCGGGAGAACAGGATCATGGAACGCAAGCTCGAAGATCTCGCCAATCATGTTGTCGTGGTCGGATTTCATTCGCTCGGTGAACTCGTCGCAAACCGCCTGAGCAAAGCAGGGCAGAAGGTGCTTGTCCTCGTCGGTGATCAGGCTCAGGCAGACTGCGCGGCGGATCGCGGCCATATGGTCGTGCTCGGTTCGCCGGACGTGTTCGACGACGTGCTCAGGCGTGCGCGGCTGACCAGCGCCAAGGCGCTTGTCGTGACGACGCCCGACAGCAATAACAATCTGGCCATCACCTTGCTCGCTCATACGCTGAATGCCTCGCTCACGATTGTCGTGCCCGCCGAAAACCCGTTGAGAAAGGGGCTATTCGAGAGCGCGGGCGCATCCTACGTGGTCATTGCAGATGACATCATTGCGGATGCGCTGGTCGGCAGGCTCACAACCCAGGTGGAGACAACACCATGA
- a CDS encoding SulP family inorganic anion transporter, with the protein MKPAVSTQTHLHRMPFLQGLLPINPAQLPHDIIAGITLAALGIPEVMGYTKISGTPTVTGLYTILLPLIAFAVFGASRQLVVAADSATAAILAGTLTAVAALGSKEYIGLTSTVALAVAVMLVFARIFRLGFLADFLSRSALIGFLTGVGVQVAAGELAGLIGLAKQGHGPIMQLVSVLQRVTEASTPTTALSIAVLVVIVGCKRLAPRAPGALIAVIGSIVASAVFNFAAHGIAVTGEVPGGLPSLYLPPLHMNEINQVLATAASCFIVIIAQSAATARAYANRYNEKGDDNADIIGLAAANAAAAFTGTFVVNGSPTKTEMVDDAGGRTQVAHLTTAVIVLLVLLFLTRPLSLLPAPVLSAIVFMIGVKLIDVKGMKELYRMQKDEFVVALLAACVVVFVDVMHGILAAVVLSLIAHARHSYRLRTRVLTRGPAGRWITQPLAPDVLAAPGIVVYRFEADLFYANAGRFTEEILKLVNEASSPLRWVVIDATEINNIDYTAAKTLIQLGAELDRRGVGIAAVALPTGVRRAIERYKALRARGAHREIFATVDAAIDALRDLSPSASAPSPDAKPE; encoded by the coding sequence ATGAAACCCGCGGTTTCGACGCAGACTCATCTGCATCGCATGCCCTTCCTGCAGGGACTTCTGCCCATCAATCCCGCGCAACTGCCGCACGACATCATCGCCGGAATCACGCTGGCAGCCCTCGGCATCCCCGAGGTGATGGGGTACACGAAGATTTCCGGCACGCCCACCGTCACCGGCCTCTATACGATTTTGCTGCCGCTGATCGCGTTTGCGGTCTTTGGTGCGTCGCGTCAACTGGTGGTCGCGGCAGACTCCGCGACAGCTGCCATCCTCGCTGGTACGCTGACGGCCGTCGCCGCATTGGGCAGCAAGGAATATATCGGCCTCACGAGCACCGTGGCGCTGGCAGTTGCCGTGATGCTCGTGTTTGCACGGATCTTTCGCCTCGGTTTTCTCGCCGACTTTCTTTCCCGCAGCGCCCTGATCGGCTTCCTGACCGGCGTGGGCGTGCAGGTCGCCGCAGGCGAACTCGCCGGGCTTATCGGTCTCGCGAAGCAGGGGCATGGGCCAATCATGCAACTGGTATCGGTGCTGCAACGCGTCACCGAGGCGAGCACGCCAACGACCGCGCTTTCGATCGCCGTGCTCGTGGTGATCGTGGGCTGCAAGCGACTGGCGCCGCGTGCGCCGGGTGCGCTGATTGCCGTGATCGGCTCCATCGTGGCGAGCGCAGTGTTCAACTTCGCTGCGCACGGCATTGCGGTAACAGGTGAAGTGCCCGGCGGGCTTCCGTCGCTGTACCTCCCGCCGTTGCATATGAACGAGATCAATCAGGTGCTGGCAACGGCCGCCTCGTGCTTCATCGTCATCATCGCGCAGAGCGCGGCGACGGCGCGCGCGTACGCCAACCGCTACAACGAGAAGGGCGACGACAATGCCGACATCATCGGCCTCGCGGCCGCGAACGCAGCGGCCGCGTTTACGGGCACCTTCGTCGTGAACGGCAGTCCGACCAAGACCGAGATGGTCGACGATGCGGGTGGCCGCACCCAGGTTGCCCATCTGACCACGGCCGTCATCGTGCTGCTGGTGCTGCTGTTCCTCACAAGGCCGCTCAGTCTTCTGCCTGCCCCTGTCCTGTCGGCCATCGTATTCATGATCGGCGTGAAGCTGATCGATGTGAAGGGCATGAAGGAACTCTATCGCATGCAGAAGGACGAATTCGTCGTCGCGTTGCTCGCGGCGTGCGTAGTCGTGTTTGTCGACGTGATGCACGGCATTCTCGCTGCCGTCGTGCTTTCGCTGATTGCGCATGCGCGGCACAGTTACCGCCTGCGCACGCGCGTGTTGACGCGCGGCCCCGCGGGCCGTTGGATCACACAGCCGCTCGCGCCGGATGTGCTTGCGGCGCCCGGCATCGTCGTCTACCGGTTCGAAGCGGACCTGTTCTATGCGAACGCCGGCCGCTTTACGGAGGAAATACTCAAACTCGTCAACGAGGCAAGTTCGCCATTGCGCTGGGTGGTGATCGACGCAACGGAGATCAACAATATCGACTATACGGCGGCCAAGACGCTGATCCAGTTGGGTGCGGAGCTCGACCGGCGCGGCGTGGGTATAGCTGCGGTCGCGCTTCCGACGGGTGTGCGGCGTGCGATCGAACGGTATAAGGCATTGCGTGCGCGCGGCGCCCATCGCGAGATCTTTGCGACGGTGGATGCCGCGATTGATGCACTGCGCGATCTTTCGCCGTCTGCATCCGCGCCTTCACCTGACGCAAAACCGGAATGA
- a CDS encoding DUF2252 domain-containing protein — protein MAESAAEKRNEPAAQCSDPKTLVAQEDPSALFAGRGSSAARLEQGKAARAKVPRARLADCKIEGRDPIALLDASNAGRVTELIPIRYGRMVASPFAFYRGAAPLMAYDLSKLPHSDVIVQLGGDAHLANFGLFASPERRVLFGPNDFDETLPGPFDWDVRRLAASFVIAARERGFATRDQRSVVRRLCETFRQRVADFSRMDTLDVWYYQFKAAGMLAIADSTEERRKELAVIEKARQQSSRSLMTHQTELVNGKLRIKDVPPLVYHVPLESPHDRKQYDALVRRFFADYRLTLPDDRRALFDRYELVDVAIRVVGIGSVGTRCYEALFMADGQCPLFLQLKEARASVLEGYLPPSRFPNHGQRVVNGQHLLQSASDIFLGWSKMRHTGNDFYVRQLRDMKGAFDFTTFDVEDLGEYAVSCAHALAHSMAKAGDPALLSGYLGKSGAFDEAIERFALAYAEQNEADWTVLKTAVKAGRIQVIRQ, from the coding sequence GTGGCTGAATCCGCTGCCGAAAAGCGCAATGAACCCGCTGCGCAATGCTCAGATCCGAAGACACTGGTGGCGCAAGAAGACCCTTCCGCGCTGTTTGCGGGGCGTGGCTCGTCGGCTGCGCGTCTCGAGCAGGGCAAGGCGGCGCGCGCAAAGGTGCCGCGCGCCAGGCTGGCGGACTGCAAGATCGAGGGGCGGGATCCCATCGCGCTGCTCGACGCGTCCAACGCGGGCCGGGTGACGGAGCTGATACCCATTCGCTACGGGCGCATGGTCGCGAGTCCGTTCGCGTTCTATCGCGGTGCCGCACCGCTGATGGCATACGACCTGTCGAAACTGCCGCATTCGGATGTGATCGTGCAACTGGGCGGCGATGCGCATCTGGCAAATTTCGGACTGTTCGCGAGCCCGGAGCGGCGTGTTCTTTTCGGACCGAACGACTTCGACGAAACGCTGCCCGGCCCCTTTGACTGGGATGTGCGCAGGCTGGCTGCATCGTTCGTGATTGCCGCGCGCGAACGTGGATTTGCGACGCGTGACCAGCGCAGTGTGGTGCGCCGGCTGTGCGAGACGTTCCGCCAACGGGTCGCTGACTTCAGCCGGATGGACACGCTCGACGTCTGGTACTACCAGTTCAAGGCGGCGGGCATGCTGGCCATTGCCGATTCGACGGAGGAAAGAAGGAAAGAACTGGCCGTGATCGAAAAGGCGAGACAGCAGTCGTCGCGTTCCCTGATGACTCACCAAACCGAACTGGTCAACGGCAAGCTGCGCATCAAGGACGTGCCGCCGCTCGTTTATCACGTCCCATTGGAGAGCCCCCACGATCGCAAACAGTACGACGCGCTGGTCCGGCGCTTCTTCGCCGACTACCGGTTGACGCTTCCCGATGACAGGCGCGCGCTGTTCGATCGCTATGAGCTGGTGGATGTTGCGATTCGCGTCGTGGGCATCGGGTCGGTGGGGACACGCTGCTACGAGGCCCTGTTCATGGCCGACGGACAGTGTCCACTGTTCCTGCAACTCAAGGAGGCTCGGGCTTCCGTGCTGGAGGGTTATCTGCCGCCCAGCCGTTTTCCCAATCATGGCCAGCGCGTGGTGAACGGGCAGCATCTGCTGCAATCGGCCAGCGACATCTTTCTGGGTTGGTCCAAGATGCGCCATACAGGCAATGATTTCTATGTTCGACAGTTGCGCGACATGAAGGGCGCATTCGACTTCACCACGTTCGACGTTGAAGATCTAGGCGAATATGCGGTTTCCTGCGCCCATGCGCTGGCCCATTCGATGGCGAAAGCGGGCGATCCCGCGCTGCTTAGCGGATACCTTGGAAAGTCGGGTGCGTTCGACGAAGCCATCGAGCGATTCGCGCTCGCTTATGCGGAACAGAATGAGGCAGACTGGACGGTTTTGAAAACGGCAGTCAAGGCGGGACGTATCCAGGTCATTCGTCAATGA
- a CDS encoding hemerythrin domain-containing protein, whose translation MQQPVARRAIQTIIREHQQLSAVINGMMRFVDSLDTSAHAPGPMVMRAMLYYIREYPEKVHHPKEDKYLFMRLRLRTNELDDVIDELESQHVQGEARVQSLERGLMQYEVDGDSAIPELRKMVEEYAAFYGNHRRLEEEVVLPAALRCLTTAGWIELDEAFGANRDPFDSRELETDLDHLYSMIVNTMPDQVA comes from the coding sequence ATGCAACAGCCAGTAGCGCGCCGGGCGATACAGACGATCATCCGCGAGCATCAGCAGCTTTCGGCGGTGATCAACGGCATGATGCGGTTTGTCGACTCATTGGACACGAGTGCGCATGCGCCCGGACCTATGGTGATGCGGGCCATGCTTTACTACATTCGGGAATATCCGGAAAAGGTGCATCACCCTAAGGAGGACAAGTATTTGTTCATGCGCTTGCGATTGCGCACGAATGAACTGGACGACGTCATCGACGAACTGGAGTCGCAGCACGTACAGGGCGAAGCGCGTGTGCAAAGTCTTGAACGTGGCTTGATGCAATATGAGGTGGACGGTGACTCAGCGATTCCTGAGCTGCGGAAGATGGTAGAGGAATACGCGGCGTTTTACGGTAACCATCGGCGGCTGGAGGAGGAAGTGGTTTTGCCCGCTGCGTTACGATGCCTTACCACTGCAGGCTGGATAGAACTGGATGAAGCGTTTGGCGCGAATCGCGACCCCTTTGACAGCCGCGAACTCGAGACTGATCTCGACCATCTGTATTCAATGATCGTGAACACAATGCCGGATCAGGTCGCGTGA